In Yersinia enterocolitica subsp. enterocolitica, one DNA window encodes the following:
- the amtB gene encoding ammonium transporter AmtB, with protein MKKLLSVLGLSSVAMLPSLAMAAAPAVADKADNAFMMICTALVLFMTVPGIALFYGGLLRSKNVLSMMTQVMVSFALICVLWILYGYSLAFSTGNAFFGNFDMAMLKGIGLTSLSGTFYQYIHVVFQASFACITVALVVGSFAERIRFSAVLIFAVLWFTFSYLPMAHMVWGGGFLAMDGALDFAGGTVVHINAAIAGLVGAYLLGKRAGFGKEAFKPHNLPMVFTGTAILYIGWFGFNAGSASAANEIAALAFLNTVVATAGAILSWVFAEWILRGKPSLLGACSGCIAGLVAITPAAGTVGVGGALIIGLVGGVAGLWGVVLLKKWLRVDDTCDVFGVHGVCGIVGCILTGVFTSASLGGTGYAAGVTMGHQVGVQLFSVGVCLVWSGVVAFVAYKIADLVVGLRVPEEQEREGLDVNSHGENAYNQ; from the coding sequence ATGAAAAAACTTTTATCCGTGTTGGGCCTGAGTTCGGTAGCGATGCTGCCTTCTTTGGCAATGGCTGCTGCACCGGCAGTGGCTGACAAAGCAGATAATGCCTTTATGATGATTTGCACCGCGTTGGTGCTGTTTATGACCGTGCCCGGTATTGCCCTGTTCTACGGCGGCCTGCTGCGTTCCAAAAACGTATTGTCAATGATGACTCAGGTCATGGTGAGTTTTGCGCTAATTTGTGTCTTATGGATTTTGTATGGTTACAGCCTGGCGTTCAGTACGGGCAACGCGTTCTTCGGTAACTTCGATATGGCGATGCTCAAAGGTATCGGCCTGACCAGCTTGAGCGGCACCTTCTACCAATATATCCATGTGGTATTCCAGGCTTCCTTCGCCTGTATCACAGTAGCTCTGGTGGTGGGTTCATTTGCTGAGCGTATCCGTTTCTCTGCGGTACTTATTTTTGCTGTGCTGTGGTTCACCTTCTCATACCTGCCAATGGCGCACATGGTATGGGGCGGCGGTTTCCTGGCAATGGACGGCGCACTGGACTTTGCGGGCGGTACTGTAGTGCATATTAACGCCGCGATCGCGGGGTTGGTTGGGGCTTACTTACTGGGTAAACGTGCCGGTTTTGGTAAAGAGGCATTTAAACCTCACAACTTACCAATGGTGTTCACCGGGACGGCAATTCTGTATATCGGCTGGTTTGGTTTCAACGCCGGTTCAGCCAGCGCCGCTAACGAAATCGCTGCATTGGCTTTCTTGAATACTGTTGTTGCAACCGCAGGTGCCATTCTTTCCTGGGTATTTGCTGAGTGGATTTTGCGTGGCAAGCCGTCTTTGTTAGGTGCATGTTCAGGTTGTATCGCCGGTTTGGTTGCGATTACACCTGCGGCAGGTACTGTTGGTGTCGGTGGCGCACTGATTATCGGCTTAGTGGGTGGGGTTGCCGGTCTGTGGGGGGTGGTGCTGCTGAAGAAATGGCTGCGGGTCGATGATACCTGCGACGTGTTCGGTGTCCACGGCGTGTGCGGGATTGTCGGTTGTATCCTGACGGGGGTCTTCACCTCTGCTTCATTGGGCGGCACAGGTTATGCAGCTGGCGTCACTATGGGTCATCAAGTGGGTGTACAGTTGTTCAGTGTGGGGGTGTGTTTGGTCTGGTCCGGTGTGGTTGCTTTCGTTGCCTATAAAATTGCTGACCTGGTGGTTGGCCTACGGGTACCAGAAGAGCAAGAACGCGAAGGTCTGGATGTCAACAGCCACGGCGAAAATGCTTATAATCAGTAA
- a CDS encoding MGMT family protein yields the protein MDSFRQRVFHVVAAIPYGQVTTYGDIARLIGSPRAARQVGGVLKRLPEGSTLPWHRVINRHGEISLIGEDYLRQKNALLAEGIEISPAGRIDLQQYRWQYS from the coding sequence ATGGACAGCTTTCGTCAGCGGGTATTTCACGTTGTGGCAGCTATCCCTTACGGGCAAGTGACTACCTATGGTGATATCGCCCGGCTGATAGGCTCCCCCAGAGCAGCGCGCCAGGTGGGTGGTGTTCTGAAACGCTTACCTGAAGGCTCTACTTTACCCTGGCATCGGGTGATTAATCGCCATGGCGAAATATCGTTAATTGGAGAAGATTATCTCAGGCAGAAAAATGCATTGCTGGCGGAAGGTATTGAAATAAGCCCTGCCGGGCGGATTGATTTACAGCAATATCGTTGGCAATACAGCTAG
- a CDS encoding DUF2620 domain-containing protein: MFKIAIGGQLNKNEIQDCLIKYGAGKITSDIFTDMDAAMKVKNGSFDYYVGACQSGAGGALAMAYALIGRDKCATIANALTQPSEANISQLIDQGKKAFGFTNDRVENSVKALCAVLLAEK, encoded by the coding sequence ATGTTTAAAATTGCTATTGGTGGGCAGTTGAATAAAAACGAAATACAAGACTGTTTAATTAAATATGGTGCGGGGAAAATCACCTCTGACATATTTACCGACATGGATGCCGCGATGAAAGTCAAAAATGGCAGCTTCGACTATTACGTAGGAGCTTGCCAAAGCGGTGCCGGTGGTGCTTTGGCTATGGCTTATGCCCTGATTGGGCGCGATAAGTGCGCCACAATAGCCAATGCTTTGACCCAACCCTCAGAAGCCAATATCAGCCAATTGATAGATCAGGGGAAAAAAGCATTCGGTTTTACCAATGACCGTGTTGAAAATTCTGTTAAAGCCTTATGTGCCGTTTTATTGGCTGAAAAATAA
- a CDS encoding metal ABC transporter permease: MTLFHLLADPFMDFGFMRRALVACLALSLSSAPLGVFLLLRRMSLVGDALSHTVLPGAAIGYLISGMSLVAMGIGGFIAGLAVAMMSGWVSRRTLLKEDASFAGFYLGSLALGVTLVSLRGSSMDLLHVLFGSILAVDTNAMTMVGVITTFSMLALTAIYRALVVESFDPVFLRVSMGRWLMVVHALFLSLVVLNLVAGFQILGTLMSVGLMMLPAASARFWAKNLPQTLGIAMTIGMIASIIGLLWSYYASLPAGPAIVLSASLIFFLSILFGTRGGVLATARR; the protein is encoded by the coding sequence ATGACGTTGTTTCATTTACTTGCCGATCCTTTTATGGATTTCGGCTTTATGCGACGAGCATTGGTGGCCTGTTTAGCTTTGTCACTCAGTTCAGCGCCTCTAGGGGTTTTCTTATTATTAAGACGAATGAGTTTAGTCGGTGATGCCCTGTCACATACGGTATTGCCGGGGGCGGCTATTGGATATCTGATTTCAGGTATGTCGTTGGTTGCGATGGGAATTGGTGGTTTTATTGCCGGGCTTGCGGTTGCCATGATGTCGGGCTGGGTGAGTCGCCGAACACTGTTAAAAGAAGATGCCAGCTTTGCCGGTTTCTATCTTGGTTCTTTGGCTTTGGGGGTCACCCTCGTCTCTTTGCGCGGTTCCAGTATGGATCTGCTGCATGTGTTGTTCGGTTCTATTTTGGCGGTTGATACCAACGCCATGACTATGGTTGGTGTTATCACTACATTTTCCATGCTGGCATTAACCGCCATTTATCGCGCATTGGTGGTGGAGTCATTTGACCCCGTTTTTCTACGGGTGAGTATGGGGCGCTGGTTGATGGTGGTTCATGCGCTATTTCTGTCGTTGGTCGTCCTTAATTTGGTGGCTGGATTTCAGATCTTAGGCACTCTGATGTCAGTCGGATTAATGATGCTACCGGCAGCCAGTGCGCGTTTTTGGGCCAAAAATTTGCCGCAAACACTGGGGATCGCCATGACGATCGGCATGATTGCCAGCATCATCGGTTTACTGTGGTCTTATTACGCCTCATTACCTGCCGGGCCCGCGATTGTTTTGAGCGCCAGTTTAATTTTCTTTTTATCTATTTTATTTGGAACGCGTGGTGGTGTGCTAGCCACCGCGCGCCGTTGA
- a CDS encoding metal ABC transporter ATP-binding protein has translation MINLKNTEIGYGNHALTPPIDGCFVAGSLTAIIGANGAGKSTLLKTLAGLQPAVAGQITFTGGRVPQMAYLPQQAELDRQFPIVVQDVVAMGCWPQSGLLGGINHQSRQRINLALSAVGMQDMARQPVGELSGGQLQRVLFARLLVQQAQLILLDEPFTGIDSQTVGLLLEVIHQLHTEGRTIIAVLHDMSMVEEHFPHALWLTPQGHCWQSAEQVLVQWHHSHGSSCSFSSRPSILRAINL, from the coding sequence ATGATAAATCTGAAGAATACTGAAATTGGATATGGTAATCATGCTCTGACACCGCCTATTGATGGCTGTTTTGTTGCCGGTTCGCTTACCGCCATTATCGGGGCAAATGGTGCGGGTAAATCCACTTTGCTTAAAACTTTGGCAGGACTACAACCGGCCGTAGCGGGACAGATTACCTTTACCGGCGGGAGAGTTCCGCAAATGGCCTACTTACCGCAACAAGCCGAATTAGACCGGCAGTTTCCTATTGTCGTTCAAGATGTTGTTGCCATGGGGTGTTGGCCCCAAAGTGGGTTACTCGGCGGGATTAATCATCAATCCAGACAACGAATTAACCTGGCATTGAGCGCGGTCGGAATGCAGGATATGGCTCGTCAGCCTGTAGGTGAACTTTCCGGCGGGCAGTTACAGCGGGTGTTATTTGCGCGTCTTTTAGTGCAACAAGCGCAATTGATTTTATTGGATGAGCCTTTTACTGGGATCGATAGCCAAACTGTCGGATTGCTGCTTGAGGTTATTCATCAGCTACATACTGAAGGGCGAACCATCATTGCTGTCTTGCATGACATGTCGATGGTGGAAGAACATTTTCCTCATGCTTTATGGCTAACACCTCAAGGCCATTGCTGGCAGTCCGCAGAGCAGGTTTTAGTACAGTGGCATCACTCGCACGGCTCATCTTGCTCCTTTTCTTCGCGGCCCAGCATATTAAGAGCAATCAATTTATGA
- a CDS encoding YbaY family lipoprotein — translation MKPWQSKKFWQIAGGAALVVSLAGCAHKGADVPVPASAGITTAAAPIAQPAVQGTVNIRERIALPPDAVVTVTLSDASLADAPTRVIAQKAIRTEGKQAPFTFTLPFNPAEIQPNARIIVSAAITHNGQLMFITDTIQEVINNGTGTQANLLLVPVTSVAIETAPTATMTGTGTIQ, via the coding sequence ATGAAACCTTGGCAATCAAAAAAATTCTGGCAGATCGCGGGTGGGGCAGCATTGGTAGTCAGTTTAGCTGGGTGTGCCCACAAAGGGGCTGATGTTCCCGTTCCGGCTTCAGCAGGAATCACGACAGCCGCTGCGCCTATTGCGCAACCTGCCGTACAAGGGACAGTGAATATCCGCGAGCGCATTGCCTTGCCACCTGATGCTGTCGTTACGGTGACGCTGTCGGATGCCTCACTGGCTGATGCGCCAACGCGAGTTATTGCTCAGAAAGCGATTCGTACCGAGGGTAAACAAGCGCCCTTTACTTTTACCTTGCCGTTTAACCCAGCTGAGATTCAGCCAAATGCGCGGATCATTGTGAGTGCAGCCATTACCCATAATGGTCAGCTAATGTTTATCACTGATACCATCCAGGAAGTGATTAACAATGGTACCGGTACTCAGGCTAACTTGCTGCTGGTTCCTGTGACTTCTGTGGCTATTGAAACTGCTCCTACCGCTACAATGACCGGCACTGGAACGATACAGTAA
- a CDS encoding metal ABC transporter substrate-binding protein, which yields MKYLPISLAVAALLSSPLAMAKTVAAVASFSILGDIVQQVGGEHVNVVTLVGPNGDPHGFEPTPKNSKQLSKADVVFVSGLGLEGGLERLITASGYKGQVVIASTGVDTRKMDEEGKMVTDPHAWNSMANGIKYANNVMNALIAADPEDADYFRKRGGEYIQQLEKLDAYAKAQFAAIPAGQRKVLTSHDAFGYFSQEYGVNFLSPVGFSTESEASASGVAALINQIKKEKIKTYFIENQTDPRLVKQIAEASGAQAGGELYPEALSAAGGPAATYAQAFKHNVDTLVGAMK from the coding sequence ATGAAGTATTTACCTATTAGTTTGGCGGTAGCTGCCCTACTGTCAAGCCCACTGGCGATGGCCAAAACGGTTGCAGCCGTTGCCAGTTTTTCTATTTTAGGTGATATCGTCCAGCAGGTTGGCGGCGAGCACGTCAATGTGGTTACCTTGGTTGGGCCAAATGGTGATCCACATGGTTTTGAACCTACGCCGAAAAATAGCAAACAATTGTCCAAAGCTGATGTGGTGTTTGTCAGTGGATTAGGGTTGGAGGGGGGGTTAGAAAGGTTGATCACCGCCTCGGGGTATAAAGGACAGGTCGTGATTGCATCTACCGGGGTTGATACCCGTAAGATGGATGAGGAAGGCAAAATGGTGACGGATCCCCATGCATGGAACAGTATGGCGAATGGTATCAAATATGCTAACAACGTAATGAATGCATTGATTGCCGCCGATCCAGAAGATGCAGACTATTTCCGCAAGCGTGGAGGAGAATACATTCAGCAACTGGAAAAACTGGATGCTTATGCCAAAGCGCAGTTTGCCGCAATCCCTGCCGGGCAGCGAAAAGTGCTGACCAGCCATGACGCATTTGGCTATTTTAGCCAAGAGTATGGGGTTAACTTCTTGTCACCAGTCGGGTTTTCCACCGAGTCTGAAGCCAGTGCCAGTGGGGTTGCTGCGCTGATTAACCAAATCAAAAAAGAGAAAATAAAAACCTATTTTATTGAAAACCAAACTGATCCACGCTTGGTAAAACAAATTGCCGAAGCCAGTGGTGCACAAGCCGGCGGAGAGCTTTATCCAGAGGCGTTATCTGCTGCTGGCGGCCCGGCAGCAACCTATGCGCAAGCGTTTAAACACAATGTGGATACCCTTGTCGGTGCCATGAAGTAA
- the ymoA gene encoding expression modulating protein YmoA: protein MTKTDYLMRLRKCTTIDTLERVIEKNKYELSDDELELFYSAADHRLAELTMNKLYDKIPPTVWQHVK, encoded by the coding sequence ATGACAAAAACTGACTACCTGATGCGTTTAAGAAAATGTACGACTATTGATACATTGGAACGTGTAATTGAAAAAAATAAGTACGAACTTTCTGACGATGAGCTGGAATTGTTTTACTCAGCAGCAGACCACCGCTTAGCTGAACTCACAATGAATAAACTTTATGATAAAATTCCACCTACTGTATGGCAACATGTGAAATAG
- a CDS encoding type B 50S ribosomal protein L31, with protein MKPGIHPNYRTVVFHDTSADTYFTVGSTIATARTIERDGQTYPYVTLDISSASHPYYTGKQKEFSKEGSAARFHQRYGSFLTKKAS; from the coding sequence ATGAAACCTGGCATCCATCCTAACTACCGAACTGTGGTTTTTCACGATACCAGTGCAGACACTTATTTCACTGTCGGTTCAACTATCGCCACAGCGCGCACCATTGAGCGCGATGGTCAGACCTATCCTTACGTCACATTGGATATCTCTTCAGCGTCGCATCCGTATTACACCGGTAAACAAAAAGAGTTTTCAAAAGAAGGCAGTGCCGCGCGTTTCCATCAGCGTTACGGCAGTTTCCTGACCAAAAAAGCCAGCTAA
- a CDS encoding YhfT family protein → MESFNLVKIILFSLMGGYATFLANKSIAVYHDGLRPIMPEFMNGNMSRKELAGISFAISIGFITGFAMPITLATGIIVIHIVLLTADIIGVSLNNTKLAVLIGTVYGALITIALDGLIKGFSYLPVNFLDALASVGDPIIYAFVAFPAIAVGYQFGKKAGLITIIIAFLARVVIERINPVTIAGNEVALSPEGIAMLFGMICLLFFASRDKRHGEEIEHSLFDDNINRIRKNAIYLLPMAALITITAHYHWIAGEPIAAALLGKGQITSAAIVAIVQALAFMPLIITTAMISGVYGTNGWCDWFLGLGYLAPNPVVAGILGAGAMGVEITSLSRIGKAMNRFPSLKMSGDNIRTAMTQILEIALLVGGVNAANQIWPGTGIFVVVSLYILNEICGRPVMKLAAGPIAAIVVGILANIFAVLGLHVVA, encoded by the coding sequence ATGGAATCGTTTAATTTAGTCAAGATTATTCTTTTCTCGCTAATGGGGGGGTACGCCACCTTTCTCGCCAATAAATCTATCGCGGTGTATCACGATGGATTGCGGCCTATTATGCCGGAGTTCATGAACGGCAATATGAGCCGGAAAGAGCTGGCGGGCATATCTTTTGCTATCAGCATCGGGTTTATTACTGGTTTCGCCATGCCGATTACATTGGCAACCGGCATTATCGTTATTCATATCGTTTTGCTAACCGCAGATATTATTGGGGTATCACTGAATAATACTAAGTTAGCTGTATTAATTGGCACAGTTTATGGTGCTTTAATCACTATTGCGCTGGATGGATTGATTAAAGGTTTCAGTTATCTACCGGTCAACTTCCTTGATGCCCTCGCCTCGGTGGGTGATCCGATAATTTATGCATTTGTGGCCTTCCCTGCCATTGCTGTCGGTTATCAATTCGGTAAGAAAGCCGGGTTAATCACCATCATTATTGCCTTCCTGGCCCGTGTGGTGATTGAGCGAATTAACCCAGTAACCATTGCTGGTAATGAAGTCGCGCTCAGCCCGGAAGGTATTGCAATGCTGTTTGGTATGATTTGCTTGCTGTTCTTTGCTTCCCGCGATAAACGCCACGGCGAAGAAATAGAACATAGCCTGTTTGATGATAATATTAATCGCATCCGGAAAAACGCGATTTATCTGTTGCCAATGGCCGCATTGATTACCATCACTGCCCACTACCACTGGATTGCGGGTGAACCGATTGCAGCAGCATTACTCGGAAAAGGGCAAATTACCTCTGCGGCCATAGTGGCAATTGTCCAAGCACTCGCCTTCATGCCACTGATTATTACGACTGCAATGATAAGCGGTGTGTATGGCACTAATGGCTGGTGTGACTGGTTCCTCGGCTTAGGCTATCTGGCACCTAACCCAGTGGTGGCTGGCATACTGGGCGCGGGGGCAATGGGGGTCGAGATCACCAGTTTGAGTCGAATTGGTAAGGCGATGAACCGCTTCCCGTCGTTGAAAATGTCCGGTGATAATATTCGTACCGCCATGACGCAAATTCTTGAAATTGCACTTTTAGTGGGCGGGGTTAATGCGGCAAATCAGATCTGGCCCGGTACCGGCATTTTCGTGGTGGTCAGCTTGTATATCCTCAACGAAATTTGTGGCCGTCCGGTTATGAAACTGGCGGCAGGCCCGATTGCGGCCATTGTCGTCGGTATATTGGCGAATATCTTTGCTGTGCTTGGCTTACACGTGGTCGCTTAA
- the glnK gene encoding P-II family nitrogen regulator, which yields MKLVTVVIKPFKLEDVREALSSVGIQGLTVTEVKGFGRQKGHAELYRGAEYSVNFLPKVKIDIAIADDQLDEVIDVISKAAYTGKIGDGKIFVAELQRVIRIRTGETDEAAL from the coding sequence ATGAAGCTGGTTACCGTGGTTATCAAACCATTTAAGTTGGAGGATGTGCGCGAAGCCTTGTCCTCAGTAGGTATTCAGGGGTTGACCGTAACCGAAGTGAAAGGATTTGGTCGCCAGAAAGGGCACGCAGAACTCTATCGGGGAGCGGAATACAGCGTCAATTTCTTACCCAAAGTGAAAATTGATATTGCGATTGCGGATGATCAATTAGATGAAGTGATTGATGTTATTAGTAAGGCCGCTTATACCGGAAAAATTGGTGACGGCAAAATTTTCGTTGCTGAATTGCAACGTGTTATTCGCATCCGTACCGGCGAAACAGACGAAGCAGCACTGTAA
- the tesB gene encoding acyl-CoA thioesterase II, whose translation MSQALKKLLDLLFLEKIEEGIFRGQSEDLGLRQVFGGQVVGQAIYAAKQTVPTDRVVHSFHSYFLRPGDSSKPIIYDVETLRDGNSFSARRVSAIQNGKPIFYMTASFQSQEEGFEHQNTMPDVPPPEGLMSETDIARKFAHLIPEKVRDKFIGHQPIEMRPVKFHNPLQGSTAEPNRYVWFKANGEMPDDLRVHQYLLGYASDFNFLPTALQPHGIGFLEPGVQIATIDHSMWFHRPFRLDDWLLYAVESTSASGARGFVRGQIYNREGVLVASTVQEGVIRLHRL comes from the coding sequence ATGAGCCAGGCATTAAAAAAATTGCTCGATCTACTCTTTCTTGAAAAAATTGAAGAAGGGATCTTCCGTGGCCAAAGTGAAGATCTAGGTTTACGCCAGGTCTTCGGGGGGCAAGTTGTCGGTCAGGCGATTTATGCGGCAAAACAAACTGTCCCCACTGATCGAGTGGTCCATTCATTTCACAGCTATTTTTTACGTCCGGGGGACAGCAGCAAACCCATCATTTATGACGTAGAAACACTGCGCGATGGTAACAGTTTCAGCGCCCGTCGGGTCAGTGCGATTCAAAATGGTAAACCTATCTTTTATATGACGGCGTCATTCCAGAGTCAGGAAGAGGGTTTTGAGCACCAAAATACCATGCCGGACGTCCCACCACCGGAGGGATTAATGTCTGAAACAGACATCGCCCGCAAATTTGCCCATTTAATTCCCGAGAAAGTGCGGGATAAATTTATCGGCCATCAACCGATTGAAATGCGTCCGGTGAAATTCCACAACCCACTGCAAGGTTCGACAGCGGAACCCAATCGCTATGTCTGGTTTAAGGCTAACGGCGAAATGCCGGATGACTTGCGAGTTCATCAATATTTACTGGGTTATGCCTCTGATTTTAATTTCTTACCGACGGCCTTGCAGCCTCATGGAATTGGGTTCCTTGAACCGGGGGTGCAAATCGCCACAATCGATCATTCCATGTGGTTCCATCGCCCATTCCGTCTTGATGACTGGTTGTTGTATGCGGTAGAAAGTACCTCAGCTTCAGGTGCTCGTGGCTTTGTTCGCGGGCAAATCTATAACCGGGAAGGGGTCTTGGTTGCCTCTACGGTGCAGGAAGGTGTGATTCGTTTACATCGGTTATAG
- the tomB gene encoding Hha toxicity modulator TomB produces the protein MDEYSPKRHDVAQLKFLCESLYDEGIATLGDSHHGWVNDPTSAVNLQLNDLIEHIASFVMSFKIKYPDGGDLSELVEEYLDDTYTLFSSYGINDPELQRWQKTKERLFRLFSGEYICTLMKT, from the coding sequence ATGGATGAGTACTCACCTAAGCGGCATGACGTTGCCCAATTGAAGTTCCTGTGCGAGAGTTTGTATGATGAAGGCATTGCTACCCTTGGTGATAGCCATCATGGCTGGGTAAATGATCCAACTTCAGCCGTAAACCTGCAACTCAATGATTTGATCGAGCATATAGCTTCATTTGTGATGAGTTTTAAAATAAAATACCCGGATGGCGGCGACCTTTCAGAGTTAGTGGAAGAATATTTAGACGACACATATACTCTGTTTAGTAGTTACGGAATCAATGATCCGGAATTGCAGCGCTGGCAAAAAACCAAAGAGCGTTTATTCAGACTTTTCTCAGGGGAATACATCTGTACCCTGATGAAAACTTAA
- a CDS encoding SmdB family multidrug efflux ABC transporter permease/ATP-binding protein: protein MSKVQQLWPTLKRLLSYGSPYRKPLGLAVLMLWVAAAAEVSGPLLISYFIDHVVAKGTLPLGLVSGLALAYLLLQLLAAALHYFQALLFNRAAVGVVQRLRIEVMDAALRQPLSAFDTQPVGQLISRVTNDTEVIKDLYVMVVSTVLKSAALIGAMLVAMFSLDWRMALISICIFPTVLVVMAIYQRYSTPVVRRVRAYVADINDGFNEVISGMGVIQQFRQQARFGERMESASRAHYKARMQTLRLEGFLLRPLLSLFSAMVLCGLLLLFGFSPEGSVGVGVLYAFINYLGRLNEPLIELTSQQSILQQAVVAGERIFDLMDRVQQGYGSDDRPLTSGHIQVKNVSFAYRHDKMVLQNISLDVPSHGFVALVGHTGSGKSTLANLLMGYYPVQQGEILLDGRPLVELSHQTLRQGVAMVQQDPVVLADSFFANVTLGRDISEQQVWDALETVQLASLVRALPDGLHSLLGEQGNTLSVGQKQLLAMARVLVQAPQILILDEATANIDSGTEQAIQRALQLIRKNTTLVVIAHRLSTIVDADTILVLHRGVAVEQGKHQELLAAHGRYYQMYQLQLVSEDLAAIDQVETAVS from the coding sequence ATGAGTAAAGTTCAGCAACTTTGGCCAACCCTCAAGCGCCTGCTTTCTTATGGCTCCCCCTATCGCAAGCCATTAGGGCTGGCGGTGCTGATGCTGTGGGTTGCTGCAGCAGCCGAAGTCAGCGGCCCACTGTTGATCAGCTATTTCATTGACCATGTAGTGGCGAAAGGCACGTTACCTTTGGGATTAGTCAGTGGGCTGGCCTTGGCTTATTTGCTGCTGCAATTGCTGGCAGCCGCATTGCACTATTTTCAAGCATTGCTGTTTAATCGCGCGGCAGTCGGTGTGGTTCAAAGGCTCAGGATTGAAGTGATGGACGCAGCTTTGCGTCAGCCTCTCAGTGCTTTTGATACTCAACCTGTCGGGCAATTGATTTCCCGCGTAACCAACGATACCGAAGTCATAAAAGATTTGTATGTGATGGTGGTGTCGACGGTATTGAAAAGTGCGGCGTTAATTGGTGCAATGTTGGTGGCGATGTTCAGTCTGGATTGGCGCATGGCGCTGATTTCTATTTGTATTTTTCCTACGGTACTGGTGGTTATGGCGATTTACCAGCGCTACAGCACGCCAGTTGTGCGTCGGGTGCGGGCCTATGTGGCCGATATTAACGACGGCTTTAATGAAGTCATTAGCGGGATGGGCGTTATTCAACAGTTCCGCCAGCAGGCGCGTTTTGGTGAGCGTATGGAGTCTGCCAGCCGTGCACATTATAAGGCGCGGATGCAAACATTGCGTCTGGAAGGCTTTCTGCTGCGCCCGTTACTGAGCCTGTTTTCTGCCATGGTGCTATGCGGTTTATTGCTGCTTTTCGGTTTCAGCCCGGAAGGTTCAGTCGGGGTTGGGGTGCTATATGCATTTATCAACTACCTTGGCCGCCTCAATGAGCCTTTGATTGAATTGACATCACAGCAGTCGATTTTGCAACAGGCGGTGGTCGCGGGAGAGCGTATTTTCGATTTGATGGACCGCGTCCAGCAAGGATATGGTAGCGATGATCGCCCGCTGACCAGCGGCCATATTCAAGTGAAAAATGTCAGCTTTGCTTATCGCCACGATAAAATGGTGCTGCAAAATATTTCCCTTGATGTGCCTTCACACGGCTTTGTCGCTTTAGTTGGGCATACCGGTAGTGGCAAGAGTACCCTGGCAAATCTGTTAATGGGCTATTACCCAGTGCAGCAAGGCGAGATTTTGCTTGATGGTCGCCCGCTGGTCGAATTATCACATCAAACTTTGCGACAGGGCGTTGCTATGGTGCAGCAAGACCCAGTGGTATTGGCTGATTCGTTTTTTGCCAATGTGACATTAGGTCGTGATATTAGTGAGCAGCAAGTGTGGGATGCGCTGGAAACTGTGCAACTGGCCTCGCTAGTCCGAGCGTTGCCTGATGGACTACACAGTTTGCTTGGGGAGCAGGGCAACACGCTATCCGTCGGGCAAAAACAGCTATTGGCGATGGCACGCGTATTGGTGCAAGCGCCACAAATTCTGATTTTGGATGAAGCGACCGCCAATATTGATTCGGGCACTGAACAGGCCATTCAGCGGGCATTGCAGTTGATTCGCAAAAACACCACGCTGGTGGTGATAGCTCACCGCCTTTCAACGATTGTCGATGCTGATACTATTTTGGTATTGCACCGTGGTGTGGCTGTTGAGCAGGGTAAGCATCAAGAGTTGCTAGCTGCACATGGGCGTTATTATCAAATGTATCAGTTGCAATTAGTCAGTGAAGATTTGGCAGCTATTGATCAAGTCGAAACTGCAGTCAGTTAA
- the ykgO gene encoding type B 50S ribosomal protein L36, translating into MQVLSSLRSAKNRHPDCKIVRRRGRVYVICKSNPRFKAVQGGTHKKR; encoded by the coding sequence ATGCAAGTATTGAGTTCATTACGTTCGGCAAAAAACCGCCATCCCGATTGCAAAATCGTCCGTCGTCGTGGTCGGGTGTATGTTATTTGCAAAAGTAATCCACGTTTTAAAGCGGTTCAGGGAGGAACCCATAAGAAGCGTTGA